The genomic stretch AGATGTTGAGTCTACATTATTTTTATCTTGTAAAACTGATATTGGATTTGAACTCATTTCTAAGTTTTGTTAATTGGCTttcttatatatatttttttgtaatattttcctAACTTTTGGCTTTGCATCTTTAACTGTCTAAATTGGAGGAATTATCCCTAAATCTCCAGATTAATAGCATCCATTAAggtctttcattttcatttttgggtgtttttctttgtgtttttttttgtttgctttcgtTTTATAGGGGATCATACATGGTCACAAAATCAATTTATATTGACAATAACAAATGGTAACTTTGTATCAATTAAACAAAATGACTGTACATTAGTGTCAACAGAACTAGTTTTGTTTAATATATAAGACTTATTCAGTTAAAAGACTTAGCATTATGTTAAAGCGTCCCTATTTTCTGGAAATGGAGAACATTTGAGGAAAAACAAGCTGAATTATGGAAATAGATTTTTGTGCCAGTTCTAGCTAAATGTTCTATATTCatgatgatgctgctgctcGATTATATAGCTACTTTGCAGCTTCAAATTTTGCCCTCTGCATTCTTCTGAAATCACCCACAAGTCAAATGCATTAGTGAGCCATGAGTAAAAATGAAGTGCTTCCATTTTGCTGCATTGTATTtcaaaggaaaaagagaaaatctaaATATGGATTTTGTGCActgaaagggttaaaaaaaataaaataataatcaaatgcATATTGATGTGTGTAAATTGGAGCAGCTTTTTGAGCCGTTTCAAAACTTTAAATCCCATTTATTCCCACTCACCTGCCCAAAGACGGACTTCACGATGGGATGCAGACTGGAATCATACTCAGACGGGGTCGCGCTCAGTCTTTTTGCTTTGCGCCTGGAGGAGGGCTGGACAGGTGCGCTGGTGGCAGGAGGATCCGAGCTAAGACTTGAGGAGGACCCGGTGatcactctctctctgggttCGAAGAAGAGAGCCGCCTCGTCCTCTTGTTTGGGATAGGATGGAGTCGGAGAGGTCCTCTTGTCCTGCCGGGGGCCGCTCTGCTGAGGCTGCTCACCTCTGGAGGAGTCGTGGTGATGATGCGGGTGTTTAGACCTGGAGGACTTGGTGCGTTCCTTATGATGCCGACTCATCCTGTGCCTTACGTCCTCGTGTGCGTAACCATCATCCAGGTGGCTCTGCTGCCGGTGTGAGTGGCTCTTCTGCGCGCGGTGATCACCCATATTTCTAGACTCTGATTGTCTCGGTTGGCAGAGTGGTCTCTGAGCGCTAGTTTCGCACTCCTCCGTCCAGCCCGCATCCCCTCCGCCTCCAGCTCCGGCGGGATGCTGATGCTGAGTTCGGTTTCTTCGGTGATCATGAGGATCGTTATTTGAGTGCCCGGACCTGCGTTGAAGCCCCGAGGATCTGAGCAGAGAGGTGGTGGACTCGCTTTTAGGCAGAGAGCTCATGGTTCTCTGTGTCTTGCCTGTGAAGCGAAGTGAAGCTGCTGGAGGCTGGAGGTCGAGTtacaggagaggaaggaggtcCTCGATCCGCCACGTGCAGGTGTTCATCTGCAGCCAGCGGCACCCGCACTCTAATCTACATCCACACACTCCACCATCACTGTTAAAGTTGATGAAGGTGAAGCAGCAGCTGATCTGTCACTCAGGCGGTCAGTATGACGCTTCATGGGGGCTCCGCTAACTTTGGCTGACAGCTGCACTGTTTTGAGCTGGCGCGTGCATGCCACGCAGTTCAAACGCAGAGTTCATTAAGACCCACGTCACTGCAGATCATTTCTCCCACAATGAACTGCTTGATTGCTGCTCTTTCATTACGATATCATTGCAGAACTCTGACAGGATCTAAATAACCGGCTTTCAGAAATACACCTTAATAAATCTTATAGGCATCAATAGAGAAAAGATCAGACACCACGAGAGGCACTCCAAACTCAAGTGGCTAGGGTGACGTCAGCGCCAGAGGACAGAAGTCCTTTTAAAGCATGTCAAAAGCACTTTTAGTATTCTTCTAATTGTAGTATTGAATAGTAACATAATCTTTTTGGATTGAACACCGTGGCAACGTGTATTCAGTCTGCACTGAGATAAACAAACCAGAAATGAGATCCATAAAccagaaaagaggaaaagagaagcAAATCAACAGCACAATAAAGTTTTTGATATTTGTCTCTTGTACCAAATCACTTTATGTGAGAAGATTTCTTCATCACCAAAAATAGCCATTAATTTGatctcttgtttttaaaaaaagacagtttaatATCTCTCATGGAGGGAGGCAATTTCAGAGTTAATATTCAACTGCCATGGGTCCCAAGCAGTgatgtagtgcagggtatatgCAGGTATATGCAGTATACCCTcttgtttttcagtctccatagggtattctaaatctcctctgattcacaccattaaTTGACTGACCATTTTCAGTAGGATGCTGCAATTtctaggatggtgaagggatgaccctctgCCTCTAATTGGCTAGCATGCACTGGCTAAATATGCAAGAGGAGTCTTATGTCACTGTTAGTAACAGAGGTCGTTTATCCTTCGCTGGACGGGaaacttaaaaagaaatatttggGAAAAAtgaagagtatacccacttcttcaggcaccactacaccactggtcCCAAGCTTGAAAATGATTATTCATCGTGTTAAAGGATCCATATATTATATCAATGTTTTAATCCCCTctaaaggcaaaaacaaacacatttggcCCATATTATAAATGGTGTTAAAAGGTAATCTTCCCTCTGCCTGAACATTAGTTTCAACGTTTTCTCCATCACCCTCAATTAGCCGGCCAGCGTGTGCCAGAATgagtcaaaaacaaacatcctgGTTGTATAATAAGGGTTTAAGGTGCAAAGGCAGGAATATACTTTGGGTTACTCAAAACATATCAGTACAgtaagttaaaaataaataacaagacAGAAAATTAAAGCATGAGTTTCCTTCCATCTGCACACCCAGGGTCATAATTCTCACAGCAGATGTCCAGGGACGCAGGGCAGATACGTATGTAATGATGTTAATGTAAAGTGCCAATTAGACACTCCAGCTCTCACGAACTGTGTTACACAGAGCACAAGGCTGAGACATGAGCAGATTttaccctcctctctctctctctctctctctgtctctctctctctctggggatTTTTTGTTCTCTGACATCTgtgtctcttcctcctctgaggcAAAGTATCTTCACTCCATCGCTCCCATCCCCCGCCCTCCCACATCGGCCTGTTTTCACTTCTTTGCTACTTTCTGCTCTTCTGTGAATCTCATCTAAAGTGCACAAATGTCATCAATGCTGCACATTTTGATAATGTGTTGGGTCTCTATCAGGTATTTAGTTCGTCAGTTGCAGTACATGCCTATAGTCCTGTCAACATCTTGACACTAATCTTATATTATTGTGCTTTATACAGATGAATATTTTGACAAACAATGTTTACACCTCtgccacccacccaccccccacATCTGATCACGAAAGAGGACGAGGGTGGGGGGGATTAGGAGCGTCATACTATActtttcatataaaatatacaacGTGTGCATCAAGAGCAAGCTGTGTAATTCATTTGTAGAGAATGGTTAACCAAAATTTTCCGTAcaaatgtgtgcacaaacatgACATTCATGACACAATTGTATACagactataaaaaaaattgcGGGCAATTTTGGCAGctttaatcattttattattcttCATTTTAGATATCCTGCACTACCTTTTTATGTTGCTCTTCATACACCAACTACCACTcgtcctcactctctctttctgtgaaCACTGGACTGCAGCAGGGTCCGTACAAGCCTCAGGGTTCAATATGGCCCATTTTGTGTCCGCAGAGATCGTGAGAGTAAAAAAGAACAGGAAAATGTAGCATGCCGTAATAATTCaaagaagacaaacaacaaaaatattatgtctgagaaatgtattttttattttttgaaaaacaacaatttagctttttttttttttttttttttttaatgtgattttatttgtttaggGGCTATGTaactttcattttttgtgttgcttCTCCCCAGTCCCTCCAACCCCCACATGCAACACTCTGCAGGTCAGATGGCCAAACTAACTTTCATGACAAGTGTTATCAtgcacactgctgctgcttggGGCTCACAAGCAGCGCAACTGAATATTCAGTGAAATACTGTTCTATGTGTAAAAAAATGACCCACAAAAAGGCTAAAACAGCTTTAGCTCAAGAGGGCTTTAAGTGCTGTAAGTATAAGTGAGTGGACTTTGTGCTGCTGTTCAGGCATTGAAGTATAGaaattaaaaagacaacaatggCAGACATTTCTCATATACAGAAAAACTAGTATCAAGACATAACAATATGTAAAATGTATGAAATCATTTTggagattttttattttgaagagctTTTGATAAGtgatcatcatttttttaagttggTGTTGTAAGTATCATATGTCATCCCATTAATTAACTTCTACATGAAAACAAAGCCGTCCTGTGCTTGACTTTTGCAGTGACATgaggtaatgttttttttattttcaatcctGAATAATTCCCTGACTGTAACTCTAGCCTTGATCACATCTCGCATCCCTATTAACCTCGTCCCCTGGCGCAGTTTGGTATCACTGAAAGATTCATCAGCAGGGTAAATAATTAACCACGCAGCAGCTTGGGGCCGACAAGGTGAAGAAAGAGCCCCGTCATCTGAATCATCCAAACATTTTGTCCACTCATCTAATGAACACTTTCTGAAGGACATTACAGCATGACGCTAGAAACTTGTTTGTGCAAAACTCAAGTTTCAAGTTCAGATGAAAGCCTCGCTGACATCGGTGGACTGATACGATAATTAACTGTTTGCTCCAATGAACCAAAGCacaattcatttaaatatccaTTCATTAAGTCAGCCAGTTTCCATTAACCTTAACTCTGGATCAGTCCTAATAGAATCACTTTTATAGCTGTAATTTCTGACCTAATTGAATCAccaacatacaaacatacatggacaataactaatttaaaaacaaaaaagttaacCATCAGATTAATAAAATTGGTCAATGCGTCTCAATTCCTCAATGCACTTCCTGGTCCACAGTGTCTTTTGTCTAGaatgattttataaaaaatacaaacagaacatAAGCAGCATAAATGCCAGGTACCCAAACTCCTTCTTTTAAAGAGGCTGTACGTTAACACTGAGAGGTGTGTATTCCATTATTCTACCCGGTCCTTACTGCGTTATTTCCTGGGCTCGTTGTGTTTCGGTCAGTGTCTTTTGACCTAAAGCAGCAGCAATGTTTTCTTGGTTTTTCAGACTTGAACAGAGGTTGATCCCTTACTATATCAGCCTTGCTTCACGAGTCAAAGCCCTTATGTCCACCTCTGCTTTCTATCATTGGTCACCTGCAGCCAAAAGCACCTTTAATAAACTCAAGGACGTTTTCTTATGTCCTCGTCCAACCAGATCCAGTCCTTCAATTCAATGATTCTCCTGCTGACAATAAAATCCACCCAAGGTGGACATATTGTTCTGGTTCCCAAAACTCCAAAGCCAGATACCCTAAAATGCCAGGTCAACATAAGAGACCATTTTTGATCCAGATCCAGATTTAAAGGTTTAGTTGTTGACGACAAACCCAGATTTTACAGCCAGATTGAGACAACTGTCCTACCAACTTTGTGTTTGTCCCTGAAGCTGTCAACTCTTAATGGGCTTGTTCTGCTCATTGGGTCTGTTATTCTGTATCATCCATCTGTGGCCTTCTTTGTCAAATGTTCAGGTGGTCCACCATGGTTCCAGTcacctgtttcttcttctctgctgtctGTTGAATTCTAAATAAATCCAAATCGATCATTAGTTGCAGATGCACTTCCCAACATTCCCAACATTCCATGCTAGCACTGTATTTCTCTGACATGGTACATTATCTGTGACATAAGTGATTGCTTTTACCATCTTTCTGGAGCTTTTCTTAAACATTGTGCtctgtctttctcctcttccgGGGTGACTCAGTTAGATGAAAATAGTTTTGTATCCATGCCTCAGAGCAAAGAATTATATTAAAGTCACTCATCAAGCTTCAAAGTACGTTGTAGTGCATGATAGCAATTAAATGAGCTAAATTACGCATTTACAAAGACCAGAGTCTGTTTTAAATCAGGAATCATTTTCGTGGAGAATAAAAAGGTTAGAGACtacaaaaagaaggaaaaggagCAAGTCACTGAAAGTGTACACCTATCGTATGGTTGgtgaatttaaatattaaatatttaaggaACGCAATGAACTATAGTATTATGTCCCTGCAAAACGTAGCCCTGCACTTTTTCTGTGTTCTTTCcaattataaaaatataaataacaacacACTGATCTATATTTTACTGGTCTTAA from Labrus bergylta chromosome 17, fLabBer1.1, whole genome shotgun sequence encodes the following:
- the cabp1b gene encoding calcium-binding protein 1b isoform X2, with the protein product MSSLPKSESTTSLLRSSGLQRRSGHSNNDPHDHRRNRTQHQHPAGAGGGGDAGWTEECETSAQRPLCQPRQSESRNMGDHRAQKSHSHRQQSHLDDGYAHEDVRHRMSRHHKERTKSSRSKHPHHHHDSSRGEQPQQSGPRQDKRTSPTPSYPKQEDEAALFFEPRERVITGSSSSLSSDPPATSAPVQPSSRRKAKRLSATPSEYDSSLHPIVKSVFGQDRELRPEEMDELREAFKEFDKDKDGFIGCKDLGNCMRTMGYMPTEMELIELSQQINMNLGGHVDFEDFVELMGPKLLAETADMIGVKELRDAFKEFDTNGDGQISTAELREAMKKLLGQQVGHRDLEDILRDIDLNGDGHVDFEEFVRMMSR
- the cabp1b gene encoding calcium-binding protein 1b isoform X1; translated protein: MSSLPKSESTTSLLRSSGLQRRSGHSNNDPHDHRRNRTQHQHPAGAGGGGDAGWTEECETSAQRPLCQPRQSESRNMGDHRAQKSHSHRQQSHLDDGYAHEDVRHRMSRHHKERTKSSRSKHPHHHHDSSRGEQPQQSGPRQDKRTSPTPSYPKQEDEAALFFEPRERVITGSSSSLSSDPPATSAPVQPSSRRKAKRLSATPSEYDSSLHPIVKSVFGQDQKKNYKAVQSCEEGGSGGAYLEPLIAMAQNGGNMHNVLGPACIFLRKGFAESRQADRELRPEEMDELREAFKEFDKDKDGFIGCKDLGNCMRTMGYMPTEMELIELSQQINMNLGGHVDFEDFVELMGPKLLAETADMIGVKELRDAFKEFDTNGDGQISTAELREAMKKLLGQQVGHRDLEDILRDIDLNGDGHVDFEEFVRMMSR